Proteins found in one Sphingomonas sp. SORGH_AS_0879 genomic segment:
- a CDS encoding HIRAN domain-containing protein codes for MDEMTLAVVGIDFPNEDKARSNRRFEWLASAIGDPVTLRPEPRNRHDPHAVAVFSQREVQLGYLSAERAPLIGARLRRGEEVSAIYQGLRGSVAYIRVRFGGGAPTLPSEREPVDPVAPLGDDGFYPDPDGPEWGA; via the coding sequence ATGGACGAGATGACGCTGGCGGTGGTGGGGATCGACTTTCCCAATGAGGACAAGGCACGGAGCAACCGGCGTTTCGAATGGCTGGCATCCGCGATCGGCGATCCGGTGACGCTGCGCCCCGAGCCGCGCAACCGGCATGATCCCCATGCGGTGGCGGTGTTCAGCCAGCGCGAGGTGCAGCTCGGCTATCTCTCCGCCGAACGCGCGCCGCTGATCGGGGCGCGATTGCGGCGCGGGGAAGAGGTGAGCGCCATCTATCAGGGGCTGAGGGGATCGGTCGCCTATATCCGCGTCCGTTTCGGCGGCGGCGCGCCTACCTTGCCGTCGGAGCGTGAACCAGTCGATCCCGTCGCGCCGCTCGGGGACGATGGCTTCTATCCCGATCCGGACGGTCCCGAATGGGGGGCGTGA
- a CDS encoding CHAP domain-containing protein — protein sequence MMATPAAAQFWQCAPYAREISGIDLHGNANTWWGQAEGRYERGHTPQPGSVLAFDATRRMRVGHVAMVSKVVSDREVLLTHANWSRRGGIERDVRAIDVSPNNDWSMVKVWYGPNGDLGTSAYPTKGFIYSGHKSNVADLPATQIASRDNGRVSGILTFAAPVE from the coding sequence ATGATGGCCACCCCTGCTGCCGCGCAGTTCTGGCAGTGTGCACCCTATGCCCGCGAGATTTCAGGCATCGATCTTCACGGCAACGCCAACACCTGGTGGGGCCAGGCCGAGGGCCGCTACGAGCGTGGCCACACCCCGCAGCCGGGCTCGGTCCTCGCCTTCGACGCCACCCGCCGGATGCGCGTCGGCCATGTCGCGATGGTCAGCAAGGTCGTCAGCGACCGCGAAGTCCTCCTCACCCATGCCAACTGGTCGCGCCGCGGCGGCATCGAGCGCGACGTCCGCGCGATCGACGTCTCGCCGAACAACGACTGGTCGATGGTCAAGGTCTGGTACGGCCCCAATGGCGACCTGGGCACCTCCGCCTATCCGACCAAGGGCTTCATCTATTCCGGCCACAAGAGCAACGTCGCCGACCTCCCCGCCACCCAGATCGCCTCGCGCGACAATGGCCGTGTCAGCGGCATCCTGACCTTCGCCGCTCCGGTCGAGTAA
- a CDS encoding ABC transporter permease, translated as MSRTRRLLRQTMTIARRDFVATVFTPIFLLFLFAPLIMVAFSTIGAMGAAQAADHGADHVRIVAIVPNAVAGAFVEADKRARIVFRRDEEPPALAILTPSGEPGVQARKAFESGDYDATAILYGPLNRPTILYGPRGTRAADYLTVLASSALSAERLGGELPRVEATKVPFSRQRATLGGQNQTAFLAVFGVFFLTLFLAGQVVGTMAEERSNKVIEVLAAAVPLEAVFLGKLLGMFGVAVLFIGFWGTVLGQVTSLLPPAFGGMVGELSPAVGLPMFTLLFVTYFTMAYLLLGSVFLTIGAQASTMREIQMLSLPITIVQVGMFTLTLSGLSSPDSWLAVIAEVFPLSSPFAMAGMAAASDSLWPHAVALAWQALWVAIFVTLGARLFRRGVLQSGSVRPFWRRKGA; from the coding sequence ATGAGCCGGACACGTCGATTGCTCCGCCAGACCATGACGATCGCACGCCGCGATTTCGTCGCGACCGTCTTCACGCCGATCTTCCTGCTGTTCCTGTTCGCACCGCTGATCATGGTGGCGTTCAGCACCATCGGCGCGATGGGCGCGGCGCAGGCGGCGGATCACGGTGCCGACCATGTGCGCATCGTCGCGATCGTGCCCAACGCGGTGGCGGGCGCCTTTGTCGAGGCGGACAAGCGCGCGCGCATCGTCTTCCGCCGCGACGAGGAACCGCCCGCGCTGGCGATCCTAACCCCCTCGGGCGAGCCTGGGGTCCAGGCGCGCAAGGCGTTCGAATCCGGCGACTATGACGCGACGGCCATACTCTATGGTCCGCTCAACCGGCCGACCATCCTGTATGGCCCGCGCGGCACGCGGGCGGCGGACTATCTGACGGTGCTGGCGAGCAGCGCGCTGTCGGCCGAGCGGCTGGGCGGCGAACTACCCCGGGTCGAGGCCACCAAGGTGCCGTTCAGCCGCCAGCGCGCGACGCTGGGCGGCCAGAACCAGACCGCCTTTTTGGCGGTGTTCGGCGTCTTCTTCCTGACCCTGTTCCTTGCGGGGCAGGTCGTCGGCACCATGGCGGAGGAGCGGTCGAACAAGGTGATCGAGGTGCTGGCCGCCGCCGTGCCGCTGGAGGCGGTGTTCCTGGGCAAGCTGCTGGGCATGTTCGGGGTGGCGGTGCTGTTCATCGGCTTCTGGGGCACGGTGCTGGGCCAGGTGACCAGCCTGCTGCCGCCTGCGTTCGGCGGCATGGTGGGCGAACTGTCCCCGGCGGTCGGCCTGCCGATGTTCACCCTGTTGTTCGTGACCTATTTCACCATGGCCTATCTGCTGCTCGGATCGGTGTTCCTGACGATCGGGGCGCAGGCCTCGACCATGCGCGAGATCCAGATGCTGTCGCTGCCGATCACCATCGTGCAGGTGGGTATGTTCACCCTGACGCTTAGCGGCCTGTCCAGCCCCGATAGCTGGCTGGCGGTGATCGCCGAAGTGTTCCCGCTTTCCTCGCCCTTCGCCATGGCGGGGATGGCGGCGGCGAGCGACTCGCTTTGGCCGCATGCGGTGGCGTTGGCCTGGCAGGCGCTGTGGGTGGCGATCTTCGTGACGCTGGGCGCGCGGCTGTTCCGGCGGGGCGTGTTGCAGTCGGGCAGCGTGCGGCCGTTCTGGCGGCGCAAGGGGGCGTGA
- the msrB gene encoding peptide-methionine (R)-S-oxide reductase MsrB — MTASPSDRRAFLSLMGLGALGAGLSACGREAEAAERFPVAMSDAAWRQKLGPAAYNVLRREGTERPYSSPLNDEHRSGVFACKGCAQPVFSSKTKFESGTGWPSFWAPLPRAVGTRSDRSLMMARVEVHCSRCGGHLGHVFDDGPKPTGKRYCMNGVAMTFRAA; from the coding sequence ATGACCGCATCTCCTTCCGATCGCCGCGCTTTTCTGTCGCTGATGGGGCTGGGTGCCCTGGGTGCGGGCCTGTCCGCCTGCGGGCGGGAAGCCGAGGCGGCGGAGCGCTTTCCGGTTGCGATGAGCGACGCGGCCTGGCGGCAGAAGCTGGGCCCGGCGGCCTATAATGTGCTGCGTCGGGAGGGAACCGAGCGTCCCTATTCCAGTCCGCTCAATGACGAGCATCGCAGCGGCGTCTTCGCCTGCAAGGGATGCGCGCAGCCGGTCTTTTCGTCCAAGACCAAGTTCGAGAGCGGCACCGGCTGGCCGAGCTTCTGGGCGCCATTGCCCCGGGCCGTGGGGACGCGCAGTGATCGATCGCTGATGATGGCGCGGGTGGAGGTGCATTGCAGCCGCTGTGGCGGGCATCTCGGCCATGTCTTCGACGATGGGCCGAAGCCGACGGGGAAGCGCTATTGCATGAACGGCGTGGCGATGACGTTCCGGGCGGCTTGA
- the hisA gene encoding 1-(5-phosphoribosyl)-5-[(5-phosphoribosylamino)methylideneamino]imidazole-4-carboxamide isomerase, translating to MSLIVFPAIDLKGGQVVRLAEGDMDRATVYGDDPTHQAMLFAEAGAQHLHVVDLDGAFAGESVNGEAVQAIVKAFPGHVQLGGGIRKAENVERWFDLGVSRVVIGTAALENPDFVRDMAKTYPGGIVVAVDAKDGMVATRGWADVSDVSVEDLARRFEDAGVASLLFTDVGRDGLLKGCNVPATVDLARAVRIPVIASGGVAGIGDIHMLALHHQDGVEGVITGRALYDGRLDLAAALSVAAAA from the coding sequence GTGAGCCTGATCGTCTTCCCCGCCATCGACCTGAAGGGCGGCCAAGTGGTGCGTCTGGCCGAGGGCGATATGGACCGCGCGACCGTCTATGGCGACGATCCCACCCATCAGGCGATGCTGTTCGCCGAAGCGGGCGCGCAGCATCTGCACGTCGTCGATCTCGACGGCGCCTTTGCGGGCGAGTCGGTCAATGGCGAGGCGGTGCAGGCCATCGTCAAAGCCTTTCCCGGTCACGTCCAGCTGGGTGGCGGCATCCGCAAAGCCGAGAATGTCGAGCGCTGGTTCGACCTGGGCGTCTCGCGCGTGGTGATCGGCACTGCGGCGCTGGAGAATCCTGACTTCGTGCGCGACATGGCCAAGACCTATCCGGGCGGCATCGTCGTCGCGGTCGACGCCAAGGACGGCATGGTCGCCACGCGCGGCTGGGCGGACGTGTCGGACGTGTCGGTCGAGGATCTGGCGCGGCGGTTCGAGGATGCGGGCGTCGCGTCGCTGCTGTTTACGGATGTGGGCCGCGACGGTCTGCTCAAGGGCTGCAACGTGCCCGCGACCGTCGATCTGGCCCGCGCGGTGCGCATCCCGGTGATCGCCAGCGGCGGCGTGGCGGGGATCGGCGACATCCATATGCTGGCGCTCCACCATCAGGACGGGGTCGAGGGCGTCATCACCGGCCGCGCGCTCTATGACGGGCGGCTCGATCTGGCGGCGGCGCTGTCGGTGGCGGCGGCCGCATGA
- the hisF gene encoding imidazole glycerol phosphate synthase subunit HisF, with protein sequence MTVRARVIPCLDVANGRVVKGVNFVDLIDAGDPVEQARAYDAAGADELCFLDITASHEARGTILDVVRRTAAVCFMPLTVGGGVRTAEDARALLLAGADKVAVNSAAVSRPEVVSDIAERFGSQCCVASVDARRTANGWEVFTHGGRRATGIDAVAHALRLAELGAGELLVTSMDRDGTRGGYDLELIRTIADRTSVPVVASGGVGGLDDLVAGVRDGHASAVLAASIFHFGDASIADAHRALAAAGIPVRAH encoded by the coding sequence ATGACCGTCCGGGCGCGCGTCATCCCCTGCCTGGACGTCGCCAATGGGCGCGTGGTCAAGGGCGTCAACTTCGTCGACCTGATCGATGCGGGCGATCCGGTCGAACAGGCGCGCGCCTATGACGCGGCGGGGGCGGACGAACTCTGTTTCCTCGACATCACCGCCAGCCATGAGGCGCGCGGCACCATATTGGACGTGGTGCGGCGAACGGCGGCGGTGTGCTTCATGCCGCTGACCGTCGGCGGCGGGGTGCGCACGGCGGAGGATGCCCGCGCGCTGCTGCTGGCGGGCGCGGACAAGGTCGCGGTCAACTCCGCCGCCGTCAGCCGCCCCGAAGTCGTCTCCGACATCGCCGAGCGATTCGGCAGCCAGTGCTGCGTCGCCAGCGTGGATGCGCGCCGGACAGCCAATGGCTGGGAGGTGTTCACCCATGGCGGGCGGCGCGCGACCGGGATCGACGCGGTCGCACACGCGCTGCGACTGGCCGAACTCGGTGCGGGCGAGTTGCTGGTCACCTCGATGGACCGGGACGGTACGCGAGGCGGCTATGACCTGGAATTGATCCGCACCATCGCCGACCGGACCAGCGTGCCGGTGGTGGCGTCGGGCGGGGTCGGCGGGCTGGACGATCTGGTCGCGGGGGTGCGTGACGGCCATGCCTCGGCGGTGCTGGCGGCGTCGATCTTCCATTTCGGCGATGCGTCGATCGCGGATGCGCATCGCGCACTGGCGGCGGCAGGGATACCGGTTCGGGCGCATTGA
- a CDS encoding M1 family metallopeptidase, with protein sequence MSLAALAMLLAVQTPAAAPQTAPVLTSADARDVHSFARPLEARVTHVSLNLYADFDSHVMRGIATLSVDAKPNAKTLVVDDNGLRIVTVTDAQNRPLPYSIGKGDAVHGAPLTITLNGQRIVRIAYASAPGAKALQWLSPEQTAGKKHPYLFSQGEAILNRSWIPTQDSPGIRQTWDATVNAPCDLTVVMSGERVAKSPCEDGRHTASYRMDKPVAPYLIALAIGDLQFRPLSRNTGIWTEPAMLDKAAWEFAGLDTFVTAAEGLYGPYRWGRYDVLVLPPSFPFGGMENPMLTFATPTVLAGDRSLVSLIAHELAHSWSGNLVTNATWDDFWLNEGFTSYFENRIMESMYGKRRAAMEADLAWTDMQNAVKEAGGPASPDTKLHLDLDAKRDPDDGMTQIAYDKGATFLRTIESVVGRARWDTYLRGYFDRHAFQPQTSAGFLADLKANLLKPGEAERIGVDAWVYQPGIPANAVHVRSDAFPAIDAAAKAFAAGGPVAALPDKVTTQEYVRFLDQLPRQLSADRLAALDGRFHWNETGNSEIRFAWLRLALANRYAPAEASAEQFLTSQGRRKFVAPLFQQLQGQGEWGQALAKRIYDKARPGYHSVTQVTVDRLLGR encoded by the coding sequence ATGTCCCTGGCCGCCCTGGCGATGTTGCTCGCCGTTCAAACTCCCGCCGCCGCCCCGCAGACCGCGCCCGTACTGACCAGCGCCGACGCGCGTGACGTGCACAGCTTCGCCCGCCCGCTGGAGGCGCGGGTCACCCATGTCTCGCTCAACCTCTATGCCGATTTCGACAGCCATGTGATGCGCGGCATCGCGACCCTGTCGGTCGATGCCAAGCCGAATGCCAAGACGCTGGTCGTCGACGACAACGGCCTGCGCATCGTCACCGTCACCGATGCGCAGAACCGCCCCCTGCCCTATAGCATCGGCAAGGGCGATGCGGTGCACGGCGCGCCGCTGACCATCACGCTGAACGGGCAGCGCATTGTGCGGATCGCCTATGCCTCCGCGCCGGGCGCCAAGGCGCTGCAATGGCTGTCGCCCGAACAGACGGCGGGCAAGAAACACCCCTATCTGTTCAGCCAGGGCGAGGCGATCCTCAACCGCAGCTGGATCCCGACGCAGGATTCGCCCGGCATCCGCCAGACCTGGGACGCCACCGTCAATGCGCCCTGCGACCTGACCGTGGTGATGAGCGGTGAGCGGGTCGCCAAATCCCCGTGCGAGGATGGCCGCCACACCGCCAGCTATCGCATGGACAAGCCGGTCGCCCCCTATCTGATCGCGCTGGCGATCGGCGACCTGCAATTCCGCCCGCTCAGCCGCAATACCGGCATCTGGACCGAACCCGCGATGCTCGACAAGGCGGCGTGGGAATTCGCCGGTCTCGACACGTTCGTGACCGCTGCCGAGGGGCTTTACGGTCCGTATCGCTGGGGCCGCTACGACGTGCTGGTCCTGCCGCCCAGCTTCCCGTTCGGCGGCATGGAGAACCCCATGCTCACCTTCGCCACGCCGACCGTGCTGGCGGGCGACCGGAGCCTGGTCAGCCTGATCGCGCATGAACTGGCGCATAGCTGGTCGGGCAACCTCGTGACCAATGCGACCTGGGACGATTTCTGGCTGAACGAGGGCTTCACCAGCTATTTCGAGAACCGGATCATGGAGTCGATGTACGGCAAGCGCCGTGCCGCGATGGAGGCGGACCTGGCCTGGACCGACATGCAGAATGCGGTGAAGGAAGCCGGTGGGCCCGCCTCGCCCGATACCAAGCTGCATCTTGATCTCGATGCGAAGCGCGATCCCGACGACGGCATGACCCAGATCGCCTATGACAAGGGCGCGACCTTCCTGCGCACCATCGAGTCGGTAGTCGGCCGTGCACGCTGGGACACTTACTTGCGCGGCTATTTCGATCGCCACGCCTTTCAGCCGCAGACCAGCGCGGGCTTCCTCGCCGACCTGAAGGCGAACCTGCTCAAGCCCGGTGAGGCGGAGAGGATCGGCGTCGATGCCTGGGTCTATCAGCCCGGCATTCCCGCCAATGCGGTCCATGTCCGCTCCGACGCCTTCCCCGCGATCGATGCGGCGGCGAAGGCCTTTGCGGCGGGCGGTCCGGTGGCGGCGCTGCCCGACAAGGTCACGACTCAGGAATATGTCCGCTTCCTCGACCAGTTGCCGCGCCAGCTTTCCGCCGACCGGCTCGCCGCGCTGGATGGACGCTTTCATTGGAACGAGACGGGCAATAGCGAGATCCGCTTCGCCTGGCTGCGGCTGGCGCTCGCCAATCGCTACGCGCCCGCCGAGGCGTCCGCCGAGCAGTTCCTGACCTCGCAGGGCCGCCGCAAGTTCGTCGCGCCGCTGTTCCAGCAGCTTCAGGGACAGGGCGAATGGGGACAGGCGCTCGCCAAGCGAATCTACGACAAGGCGCGTCCCGGTTATCATTCGGTCACACAGGTTACCGTGGATCGCCTGCTCGGACGATGA
- a CDS encoding histidine triad nucleotide-binding protein, with protein sequence MPIDATLPYDDQNIFARILRDEIPSKRVYEDEWAIAFHDIAPHAPTHILVIPRGPYVSWDDFSARASEAEIAGFVRAVGHVAREAGAVGPGYRLLANIGPDAGQEVPHLHVHILAGRPLGPMLAR encoded by the coding sequence ATGCCGATCGACGCCACCCTGCCCTATGACGACCAGAATATCTTCGCCAGGATCCTGCGCGACGAAATTCCTTCCAAGCGGGTCTATGAGGACGAATGGGCGATCGCTTTCCATGATATCGCACCGCACGCGCCGACCCATATCCTGGTGATCCCACGCGGCCCCTATGTGTCGTGGGACGATTTCTCGGCGCGCGCCAGCGAGGCGGAGATCGCCGGCTTCGTCCGGGCGGTCGGCCATGTCGCGCGGGAAGCCGGGGCGGTCGGGCCGGGATACCGGTTGCTCGCCAATATCGGGCCGGATGCGGGACAGGAAGTGCCGCATCTCCATGTCCACATCCTGGCGGGCAGGCCGCTCGGCCCGATGCTCGCGCGCTGA
- a CDS encoding EI24 domain-containing protein has product MFRAFFLSLAQLGDPAIRRVLVRSLAVTFALFAAAGVAMWWGVRAALTGWLGAQAGGWSAALTLVVELLALWLAFRAVAVAVVGIFADDIVAAVEARHYPQALASARPVALARGMAMGLGSALRVIAINLLLLPLYIVLLATGVGTAAAFLLVNAWLLSRDLGDMVAARHMDGPAMRRWRKATGPARFLLGLAAAALFVVPGLNLLAPVLGASMATHFFHKRRQP; this is encoded by the coding sequence ATGTTCCGCGCCTTTTTCCTGTCGCTGGCCCAATTGGGCGATCCGGCCATCCGCCGGGTGCTGGTCCGTTCGCTGGCGGTCACCTTCGCGCTGTTCGCCGCCGCCGGGGTGGCGATGTGGTGGGGCGTCCGTGCGGCCCTGACCGGGTGGCTGGGCGCGCAGGCGGGCGGATGGTCGGCGGCGCTGACCCTGGTGGTCGAGCTGCTGGCCCTATGGCTCGCCTTTCGCGCGGTCGCGGTGGCGGTCGTCGGTATCTTCGCCGACGACATCGTCGCGGCGGTGGAGGCCAGGCACTATCCCCAGGCGCTGGCGAGCGCGCGGCCGGTGGCGCTGGCGCGGGGCATGGCCATGGGCCTGGGATCGGCGCTCCGGGTGATTGCGATCAACCTGTTGCTCCTGCCGCTCTACATCGTGCTGCTCGCGACCGGCGTGGGGACGGCGGCGGCGTTCCTGCTGGTCAATGCCTGGCTGTTGTCGCGCGACCTGGGCGACATGGTGGCGGCGCGGCATATGGACGGCCCCGCCATGCGTCGCTGGCGCAAGGCGACCGGGCCTGCCCGCTTCCTGTTGGGACTTGCCGCCGCCGCCCTGTTCGTGGTTCCGGGGCTGAACCTGCTCGCGCCCGTCCTGGGGGCGAGCATGGCGACCCATTTCTTTCACAAGAGACGACAGCCATGA
- a CDS encoding amino acid permease → MIFGRVKPLDAILATAEKKGLQRSLGAFQLTMLGIGAVIGTGIFVLTSEAAQKAGPGMMLSFIVAGFICAVAALCYSELASMVPVAGSAYTYTYAVTGEILAWMVGWALILEYAVGASAVAVGWSNHAVGLLNGIGVHVPAAISNADALMAHMYIAFGAPPSADLTQAMAVGGWVNVPAVIVVSFVTWLLIIGTTESARVNAILVAIKITALTAFVALTIPVINADNFNPFLPTGIGNPFSSSGLGVLGAAASIFFAYVGFDAVSTAAEETKNPQRNVPIGLIASLTICTIFYLMVAGGAIGAIGAQPVASLAGRVLSPGTPEIAGRCAAIVASGAIEPLVCSKEALVHVLDTINWPMIGRLVGLAAVLALPSVVLMMMFGQTRIFFTMARDGLLPAKLASVHPRFHTPHVVTLLTGLAAGIAAAILPVGKLADYSNAGTLFAFFMVATSVMVLRRTDPSRHRPFRTPAVYIVAPMAIIGCVVLYLSLPLTAKLVLPIWGAIGLVIYFLYSRSRSHVGRGIVDVVDDPAMQPEIAKPLDR, encoded by the coding sequence ATGATTTTCGGGCGCGTTAAGCCTCTGGACGCCATATTGGCGACCGCCGAGAAGAAGGGGCTGCAACGATCGCTAGGCGCGTTCCAGCTCACCATGCTGGGTATCGGCGCCGTCATCGGCACGGGCATCTTCGTTCTGACCTCCGAAGCCGCGCAAAAGGCGGGGCCGGGGATGATGCTCAGCTTCATCGTCGCAGGCTTCATCTGTGCCGTCGCGGCGCTCTGCTATTCGGAACTGGCATCGATGGTGCCGGTCGCCGGGTCGGCCTATACCTACACCTATGCCGTGACGGGCGAGATATTGGCCTGGATGGTCGGCTGGGCGCTGATCCTCGAATATGCGGTCGGCGCGAGCGCGGTCGCCGTGGGCTGGTCCAACCATGCCGTCGGGCTGCTCAACGGCATCGGGGTCCATGTCCCCGCCGCGATCAGCAACGCCGATGCGCTGATGGCGCATATGTATATCGCCTTTGGTGCGCCCCCCAGCGCGGACCTGACCCAGGCGATGGCGGTTGGCGGCTGGGTCAACGTGCCCGCCGTGATCGTCGTGTCGTTCGTGACGTGGCTGCTCATCATCGGCACCACCGAGAGCGCACGTGTCAACGCGATTCTGGTCGCGATCAAGATCACCGCGCTGACCGCCTTTGTCGCGCTCACCATTCCTGTCATCAACGCGGACAATTTCAACCCGTTCCTGCCGACCGGCATCGGCAACCCGTTCAGCTCGTCGGGGCTCGGCGTGCTGGGCGCGGCGGCGTCGATCTTCTTCGCCTATGTCGGGTTCGACGCCGTGTCGACGGCGGCGGAGGAAACCAAGAATCCGCAACGCAACGTGCCGATCGGCCTGATCGCCAGCCTGACGATCTGCACCATCTTCTATCTGATGGTCGCCGGGGGCGCGATCGGGGCGATCGGGGCACAGCCGGTCGCGTCGCTGGCGGGGCGGGTGCTGTCGCCGGGCACCCCCGAGATCGCGGGCCGCTGCGCCGCGATCGTGGCCTCGGGAGCCATCGAGCCGCTGGTCTGCTCGAAGGAAGCGCTGGTCCATGTGCTCGACACCATCAACTGGCCGATGATCGGTCGCCTGGTCGGCCTGGCCGCCGTCCTGGCGCTGCCCTCGGTCGTCCTGATGATGATGTTCGGCCAGACGCGCATCTTCTTCACCATGGCGCGCGACGGGCTGCTGCCCGCCAAGCTGGCCTCGGTCCATCCGCGGTTCCACACGCCGCACGTCGTCACGCTGCTGACCGGGCTTGCCGCCGGGATCGCCGCGGCGATCCTGCCGGTGGGCAAGCTGGCCGACTATTCGAACGCGGGCACGTTGTTCGCCTTCTTCATGGTGGCGACGTCGGTGATGGTGCTGCGTCGGACCGATCCGTCACGTCATCGGCCGTTCCGCACGCCCGCCGTCTATATCGTCGCGCCGATGGCGATCATCGGCTGCGTCGTCCTGTATCTGTCGCTGCCGCTGACCGCCAAGCTGGTCCTGCCGATCTGGGGCGCGATCGGGCTGGTCATCTACTTCCTCTACAGCCGCAGCCGCAGCCATGTCGGTCGTGGCATCGTCGATGTCGTGGACGATCCCGCGATGCAGCCGGAAATCGCCAAGCCGCTCGATCGCTGA
- a CDS encoding phosphoribosyl-ATP diphosphatase: MDMFDRLEATIRARRDAGDAATSYAASLFAKGRPKIAQKLGEEAVETVIAAMAQPDKIVSEAADLMFHLIVLLTDTGHSLDDVRAELARREGVSGHDEKAARPR, encoded by the coding sequence ATGGACATGTTCGACCGCCTCGAAGCCACGATCCGCGCGCGCCGCGATGCGGGCGACGCCGCCACCTCCTATGCCGCCAGCCTGTTCGCCAAGGGGCGACCCAAGATCGCGCAGAAGCTGGGCGAGGAGGCGGTGGAAACCGTCATCGCGGCGATGGCGCAGCCCGACAAGATCGTGTCCGAAGCCGCCGACCTGATGTTCCACCTGATCGTGCTGCTGACCGATACCGGCCATTCGCTGGACGATGTCAGGGCCGAACTGGCGCGGCGCGAGGGCGTGTCGGGGCATGACGAAAAGGCCGCGCGGCCGCGCTGA
- a CDS encoding adenosine kinase, whose amino-acid sequence MTKPTYDVVAIGNAIVDILASAEDEFIAEQGMTKGAMQLVFSTEEADALYAKMGPGREISGGSAANTLAGIAALGGKTAFIGQVADDQLGEVFAHDIRAAGVRYDTPVRAGQPTTGRCMIFVSPDGQRTMNTFLGASHYLPASALDRSLIEDAAYLYIEGYLWDPEEPRAAMRAAIDVARAAGRKVAFTASAEFVIDRHRADFHALIDGGMIDVIFANETEIVALTEAADVEAAIASLKDKVETLVVTLAEKGALAQRGPERVTVPAHPVDKVIDTTGAGDLFAAGFLHAQTQGQDLKASLTLGAACAAEIISHFGARPQVDLKALAAGL is encoded by the coding sequence TTGACCAAGCCCACTTACGACGTGGTGGCGATCGGCAATGCCATCGTCGACATCCTCGCCTCCGCCGAGGATGAGTTCATCGCCGAGCAGGGCATGACCAAGGGCGCAATGCAACTGGTCTTCTCGACCGAGGAAGCCGATGCGCTCTATGCCAAGATGGGGCCGGGACGCGAGATTTCGGGCGGATCGGCGGCGAACACGCTGGCGGGCATCGCGGCCCTGGGCGGCAAGACCGCGTTCATCGGCCAGGTCGCCGACGATCAGCTTGGCGAGGTCTTCGCGCACGATATCCGCGCCGCCGGTGTCCGCTACGACACGCCGGTCCGCGCGGGGCAGCCGACCACGGGTCGCTGCATGATCTTCGTCAGCCCCGATGGGCAGCGGACGATGAACACCTTCCTGGGGGCCTCGCACTATCTGCCCGCCAGCGCGCTGGACCGCTCGCTGATCGAGGATGCGGCCTATCTCTATATCGAGGGCTATCTCTGGGATCCGGAAGAACCGCGCGCCGCGATGCGCGCCGCGATCGACGTCGCGCGGGCGGCGGGCCGCAAGGTCGCCTTCACCGCCTCGGCCGAGTTCGTGATCGACCGCCACCGTGCCGATTTCCATGCGCTGATCGATGGCGGCATGATCGACGTGATCTTTGCCAACGAGACCGAGATCGTCGCGCTGACCGAGGCCGCCGATGTCGAGGCGGCGATCGCGTCGCTGAAGGACAAGGTCGAAACTCTGGTCGTGACGCTGGCCGAAAAGGGTGCGCTGGCGCAGCGTGGGCCCGAGCGGGTGACGGTGCCAGCCCATCCGGTCGACAAGGTGATCGATACGACGGGCGCGGGCGATCTGTTCGCGGCGGGCTTCCTCCATGCCCAGACGCAGGGGCAGGACCTGAAGGCCTCGCTGACCCTGGGCGCGGCCTGTGCCGCCGAGATCATCAGCCATTTCGGCGCGCGGCCCCAGGTCGACCTGAAGGCCCTGGCCGCCGGTCTGTAA